The genomic interval GCTCACAACAAAAATCAACGGGTACTACTCAATCTAAAGAAAAAGAAGCAGCTGCACCACAAGCACCTAAAACACCATCAAAACCAGTGATTCGTGAAAAAATGAGTCGTAGAAAACAAACTGCAGCTAAAAAATTATTAGAAGTAAGCAATAACACTGCAATGTTAACGACATTCAACGAAGTAGACATGACAAACGTGATGGCGCTCCGTAAACGTAAAAAAGACAAGTTTATGGAAGATCATGATGGTACTAAACTTGGCTTCATGTCATTCTTCACCAAAGCAGCGGTTGCCGCATTGAAACGTTATCCTGAAGTGAACGCTGAAATCGATGGCGAGTACATGGTAACAAAACAATACTACGATATCGGTATTGCAGTATCGACACCAGGCGGTTTATTAGTACCGAACGTAAGAGATTGTGATAAGAAAAACTTTGCAGAAATCGAGCAAGAAATTGCAAACTTAGCGACAAAAGCACGTGATAATAAATTGACACTTGATGACATGATGAACGGATCATTCACAATCACAAATGGTGGTATTTTCGGTTCAATGATGTCTACACCGATTATCAATGGTAGTCAAGCTGCAATTTTAGGTATGCACTCTATTATTACGAGACCGGTTGCGATTGATCAAGATACGATTGAAAACCGTCCAATGATGTATATTGCATTAAGTTATGACCATAGAATTATCGATGGAAAAGAAGCCGTAAGTTTCTTGAAGATGATTAAAGAGTTAATTGAAAACCCAGAAGATTTATTATTGGAGTCTTAATTGTTTGGGTTTTATGGAGAGAAATCTGTGATGGGTTTCTCTCTTTTTTGATTGACAAATTTTATAGATTGCTGAAACCATTCTACACTTTCTTAGGAGACTTGCCTCAACTCAATTCGGCTAGATTGAGGTGTACACGGGA from Staphylococcus sp. MI 10-1553 carries:
- the sucB gene encoding dihydrolipoyllysine-residue succinyltransferase: MAEVKVPELAESITEGTIAEWLKQVGDTVEKGEAILELETDKVNVEVVSEEEGTIQELLAEEGDTVEVGQAIAVVGEGDASKPSSDDSKADSKDVSDKSEQKESDKQEKKEEKSSSDKESQSTSSNERINATPSARRAAREKGISLSELSGKANDVVRKEDVERGSQQKSTGTTQSKEKEAAAPQAPKTPSKPVIREKMSRRKQTAAKKLLEVSNNTAMLTTFNEVDMTNVMALRKRKKDKFMEDHDGTKLGFMSFFTKAAVAALKRYPEVNAEIDGEYMVTKQYYDIGIAVSTPGGLLVPNVRDCDKKNFAEIEQEIANLATKARDNKLTLDDMMNGSFTITNGGIFGSMMSTPIINGSQAAILGMHSIITRPVAIDQDTIENRPMMYIALSYDHRIIDGKEAVSFLKMIKELIENPEDLLLES